A region of Streptomyces sp. NBC_01267 DNA encodes the following proteins:
- a CDS encoding aldo/keto reductase, with product MRRNKIGNSTVDITELAFGAAGIGNLYTQVAPEEAREAVDAAWESGIRYFDTAPHYGLGLSERRLGEALRDRPRGEYVISTKVGRLLEPDSGEGDDLGNGFAVPATHRRVWDFSADGVRRSIEDSLVRLGLDRIDIAYLHDPDGHAAEAFGAAYPALEKLRSEGVVGAIGAGMNQTAMLTRFLRDTDVDLVLCAGRYTLLDGSALTTLLPEATARGRSVVVGGVFNSGLLADPRPGATYDYSAAPAAVLDRALRMKAVCERYGVPLRAAALRYPQRHPAVAGVLVGTRSAAEVRDAAELLGRDIPEALWGELAELQEV from the coding sequence ATGCGGCGCAACAAGATCGGAAACAGCACGGTCGACATCACCGAACTGGCCTTCGGGGCAGCCGGTATCGGCAATCTCTATACTCAGGTCGCCCCGGAGGAGGCCCGGGAGGCAGTCGACGCGGCCTGGGAATCAGGCATCCGGTACTTCGACACAGCGCCGCACTACGGCCTCGGGCTCTCCGAGCGGCGGCTCGGCGAAGCGCTGCGTGACCGACCGCGCGGGGAGTACGTCATCTCGACCAAGGTCGGACGACTGCTGGAGCCCGACAGCGGCGAGGGCGACGACCTCGGGAACGGATTCGCGGTCCCCGCCACGCACCGCAGGGTCTGGGACTTCAGCGCGGACGGAGTACGGCGCAGCATCGAGGACAGCCTGGTCCGGCTCGGCCTGGACCGGATCGACATCGCCTATCTGCACGATCCGGACGGCCACGCCGCCGAGGCATTCGGCGCCGCGTATCCGGCCCTGGAGAAGCTGCGCTCCGAAGGCGTCGTGGGTGCGATCGGCGCCGGGATGAACCAGACCGCGATGCTGACCCGCTTCCTGCGGGACACCGATGTCGACCTGGTGCTCTGCGCCGGGCGCTACACCCTGCTCGACGGCTCCGCGCTCACCACCCTGCTGCCCGAGGCCACCGCCCGGGGCAGGAGCGTCGTCGTCGGCGGAGTCTTCAACTCCGGGCTGCTGGCCGATCCCAGGCCCGGGGCGACCTACGACTACAGCGCGGCACCCGCCGCCGTGCTCGACCGCGCCCTGCGGATGAAGGCGGTCTGCGAACGGTACGGCGTCCCCCTGCGGGCCGCGGCCCTCCGCTACCCCCAGCGCCATCCGGCGGTCGCCGGTGTCCTCGTCGGCACCCGGTCGGCGGCCGAGGTACGGGACGCCGCCGAACTGCTGGGTCGCGACATACCGGAAGCCCTGTGGGGCGAGCTCGCCGAGCTCCAGGAGGTCTGA
- a CDS encoding sensor histidine kinase — MSGAAQAALIVLGPLLLVGGFVLGRRTARPARSSDVGTPVEHATFETLHTASLAAPPLRAGLTEESARRSARRLRSLLGTDALCLTDGERVLAWDGLAEHHCAQVMDQLGGLLENGRDRAFSSACDDPDCPLRWAVAVPLTVDHRVLGALVAFAPRESAVLARAAGEVARWVSVQLELAELDRSRTRLIEAEIKALRAQISPHFIFNSLAAIASFVRTDPERARELLLEFADFTRYSFRSRGDFTTLADELHSIDQYLALVRARFGDRLDVTLQVAPEVLPVAMPFLCLQPLVENAVKHGIEGDAGRSRITISALDAGSEAEVVVEDDGIGMEPDRLRRILRGEVGPSSGIGLLNVDERLRQVYGDAYGLVIETGVGAGMKVTLRIPKYRAGVHGS; from the coding sequence ATGAGCGGGGCGGCGCAGGCCGCGCTGATCGTGCTCGGGCCGCTCCTGCTCGTCGGCGGGTTCGTGCTGGGCAGGCGCACCGCACGTCCCGCCCGCAGCAGCGACGTCGGCACACCGGTCGAACACGCGACCTTCGAGACCCTGCACACCGCCTCGCTCGCGGCGCCCCCGCTGCGCGCGGGGCTCACCGAGGAGAGCGCCCGCAGATCCGCCCGCCGACTGCGGTCGCTGCTCGGCACGGACGCGCTCTGCCTCACCGACGGCGAGCGCGTCCTCGCCTGGGACGGGCTGGCGGAGCACCACTGCGCCCAGGTCATGGACCAGCTGGGCGGCCTGCTGGAGAACGGCAGGGACCGGGCGTTCAGCAGCGCCTGCGACGATCCGGACTGTCCGCTGCGCTGGGCCGTCGCGGTCCCGCTGACCGTCGACCACCGGGTGCTCGGCGCCCTCGTGGCCTTCGCGCCACGTGAGTCCGCGGTACTGGCGCGGGCGGCCGGTGAAGTGGCCCGCTGGGTCTCCGTGCAGCTGGAACTCGCCGAACTCGACCGCTCACGGACCCGGTTGATCGAAGCCGAGATCAAAGCGCTGCGGGCCCAGATATCCCCGCACTTCATCTTCAACTCGCTCGCCGCCATCGCCTCCTTCGTCCGTACCGACCCCGAACGCGCCCGTGAACTGCTCCTGGAATTCGCCGACTTCACCCGGTACTCGTTCCGCAGCCGAGGCGACTTCACCACGCTCGCCGACGAACTGCACTCCATCGACCAGTACCTGGCGCTGGTGCGGGCCCGCTTCGGTGACCGGCTGGACGTCACGCTCCAGGTCGCGCCGGAGGTGCTGCCCGTCGCGATGCCTTTCCTCTGTCTGCAGCCGCTGGTCGAGAACGCCGTCAAGCACGGCATCGAGGGCGACGCAGGGCGCAGCCGCATCACCATCAGCGCTCTCGACGCGGGCTCCGAGGCGGAGGTGGTCGTCGAGGACGACGGCATCGGCATGGAGCCCGACCGGCTACGCCGGATCCTGCGCGGCGAGGTCGGGCCCTCGTCCGGCATCGGGCTGCTCAATGTCGACGAACGGCTGCGTCAGGTGTACGGGGACGCCTACGGGCTGGTCATCGAGACGGGTGTGGGCGCGGGGATGAAGGTCACCCTGCGGATTCCGAAGTACCGTGCGGGCGTGCACGGTTCGTAG
- a CDS encoding sodium/solute symporter codes for MSRTYAVVAVAAVVLATVLVGGFGLRISRTTSDFYVASRTVGPRLNAAAISGEYLSAASFLGIAGLVLVHGPDMLWYPVGYTAGYLVLLVLVAAPLRRSGAYTLPDFAEGRLESRQVRSLVSIFVIGAGWLYLVPQLQGAGLTLKILTGAPDWLGPVIVAAVVVLSVAAGGMRSITFVQAFQYWLKLTALLVPALFLVLAWTGDGRPGVPSDGPSLALSAGFGRADHPLYATYGLIVATFLGTMGLPHVVVRFYTSPDGRTARRTTVVVLALIGVFYLLPPVYGALGRLYASELPLSGDADAAVLLLPGRVIGGAGGDLLGALVAGGAFAAFLSTASGLTMAVAGVLTQGSRGIRHFRLATLLAMGVPLAGALLVSGVPVADAVGMAFAVSASSFCPLLVLGIWWRRLTPPGAVAGLLLGGGSALIAVAVTMGGAVRPGWAHTLLAWPAVWSVPVGFLAMILVSLATPGRVPPGTSAAMARFHLPEALAVARGARR; via the coding sequence GTGAGCCGGACGTACGCGGTGGTGGCAGTGGCCGCCGTCGTCCTCGCCACCGTCCTGGTCGGCGGCTTCGGGCTGCGGATCTCCCGTACCACCTCCGACTTCTACGTGGCGTCCCGCACGGTGGGACCCCGGCTCAACGCCGCCGCGATCAGCGGCGAGTACCTCTCCGCCGCCTCCTTCCTCGGCATCGCCGGCCTGGTGCTGGTCCACGGCCCCGACATGCTCTGGTACCCGGTCGGCTACACCGCCGGATACCTCGTCCTGCTGGTGCTCGTCGCCGCGCCGCTGCGTCGCTCCGGGGCGTACACACTGCCCGACTTCGCCGAGGGGCGGCTCGAATCGCGGCAGGTCCGCAGCCTGGTGAGCATCTTCGTCATCGGGGCGGGCTGGCTGTACCTGGTGCCTCAACTCCAGGGTGCCGGGCTGACGTTGAAGATCCTCACCGGGGCGCCCGACTGGCTGGGCCCGGTGATCGTCGCCGCGGTCGTCGTGCTCTCGGTGGCCGCGGGCGGGATGCGCAGCATCACCTTCGTCCAGGCGTTCCAGTACTGGCTCAAGCTCACCGCGCTGCTGGTCCCCGCGCTCTTCCTGGTGCTCGCCTGGACGGGCGACGGGCGGCCGGGCGTGCCGTCGGACGGGCCCTCGCTCGCGCTGTCCGCCGGTTTCGGCCGTGCCGACCACCCGCTGTACGCGACGTACGGACTGATCGTCGCGACCTTCCTCGGCACGATGGGGCTGCCCCACGTGGTCGTCCGCTTCTACACCAGCCCGGACGGGCGCACCGCGCGCCGTACCACCGTGGTGGTCCTCGCGCTGATCGGCGTGTTCTATCTGCTGCCGCCGGTGTACGGCGCGCTGGGGCGCCTGTACGCGTCCGAGCTGCCGCTCTCCGGCGACGCCGACGCGGCCGTGCTCCTCCTCCCCGGCCGGGTGATCGGCGGCGCGGGCGGCGATCTGCTCGGCGCGCTCGTCGCGGGCGGCGCCTTCGCGGCGTTCCTCTCCACCGCCTCGGGGCTCACCATGGCCGTCGCCGGGGTCCTCACCCAGGGCTCCCGCGGCATACGCCACTTCCGGCTGGCCACCCTGCTCGCGATGGGAGTTCCCCTCGCGGGCGCCCTGCTGGTCAGCGGCGTACCGGTGGCCGACGCCGTCGGGATGGCCTTCGCCGTCTCCGCGTCCTCCTTCTGTCCGCTGCTGGTGCTCGGCATCTGGTGGCGCCGGCTCACCCCGCCGGGCGCCGTGGCGGGTCTGCTGCTCGGCGGCGGCTCGGCGCTGATCGCCGTCGCCGTCACGATGGGCGGCGCCGTACGACCGGGCTGGGCCCACACCCTGCTCGCCTGGCCCGCCGTGTGGTCCGTGCCGGTGGGCTTCCTCGCGATGATCCTGGTCTCACTGGCCACCCCCGGCCGCGTCCCGCCGGGAACCAGCGCCGCCATGGCCCGCTTCCACCTGCCCGAGGCGCTGGCCGTCGCCAGGGGAGCCCGCAGATGA
- a CDS encoding sigma-70 family RNA polymerase sigma factor, producing the protein MTFTPIPHGTDERALRELQRTHGAALLQFLLGLSYGDRQRAEDLLQETLLRAWQHPEAFEGPYESMRPWLFTVGRRLAIDARRSRLARPAEVSDHVLESTAAPGDLTERSAAALDVRRAVRALSPEHRAVLVQIYFRGLSVREAAGVLGIPPGTVKSRSHYALRVLGRNLPGYTERTAGAGAPPGGARRAAVR; encoded by the coding sequence GTGACCTTCACACCGATACCCCACGGAACCGACGAGCGGGCGCTCCGGGAACTCCAGCGCACCCACGGCGCAGCGTTGTTGCAGTTCCTGCTGGGGCTGTCGTACGGCGACCGGCAGCGCGCCGAGGACCTGCTGCAGGAGACACTGCTGCGCGCCTGGCAGCATCCCGAGGCCTTCGAGGGCCCCTACGAGTCCATGCGGCCCTGGCTGTTCACCGTGGGCCGTCGGCTGGCCATCGACGCACGCCGGTCCCGGCTCGCCCGGCCGGCCGAGGTCAGCGATCACGTACTGGAGTCCACCGCGGCCCCGGGGGACCTCACCGAGCGCTCGGCCGCCGCGCTGGACGTGCGCCGGGCCGTGCGGGCGCTGAGTCCCGAGCACCGGGCGGTGCTGGTGCAGATCTACTTCCGCGGGCTGAGTGTGCGGGAGGCGGCGGGCGTCCTGGGTATACCGCCCGGAACGGTCAAGTCCCGTTCCCACTACGCGCTGCGCGTCCTGGGGCGGAATCTGCCGGGCTACACGGAACGCACCGCCGGAGCCGGCGCACCGCCCGGCGGTGCCCGTCGGGCGGCAGTGCGCTGA
- a CDS encoding bestrophin-like domain — MSEWLVLTIAMAAACAVVLTITLINNRRIGDDDDPSETPDVIEYMTMMIGVIYAIVLGLAIAGVWEGRGAAQESVRTEAQALHEVDARSAVYPADVRQRIHTDVGTYVSYVLDTEWKHMGEHGGLTPRGGQLLDQVRRDVTDYKPRNDHEGEAYQPLVDQVAAADDARSSRGQNAGATMPGVVWFGLVVGAVITVGLIFTFQIRRTPRELLLAGLFTALIAFLLFLIWDFDAPFGRGIAATAEPFRALFPNLSK; from the coding sequence GTGTCGGAATGGCTTGTTCTCACGATCGCGATGGCGGCGGCCTGCGCCGTCGTCCTGACCATCACTCTCATCAACAACCGCCGGATCGGCGATGACGACGACCCCTCGGAGACCCCAGACGTCATCGAATACATGACCATGATGATCGGCGTGATCTACGCGATCGTGCTCGGTCTGGCCATCGCCGGCGTCTGGGAGGGACGCGGCGCCGCGCAGGAATCCGTACGTACGGAGGCCCAGGCGCTGCACGAGGTCGACGCCCGCTCGGCCGTCTACCCCGCCGATGTCCGGCAGCGCATCCACACCGATGTCGGCACCTATGTCAGCTATGTCCTGGACACCGAGTGGAAACACATGGGCGAGCACGGCGGCCTCACCCCGCGCGGCGGTCAACTCCTGGACCAGGTACGGCGGGACGTCACCGACTACAAGCCGAGGAACGACCACGAGGGCGAGGCCTACCAGCCCCTCGTCGACCAGGTGGCGGCGGCGGACGACGCCCGGAGTTCCCGGGGGCAGAACGCCGGGGCCACCATGCCGGGGGTGGTCTGGTTCGGTCTGGTCGTCGGGGCCGTCATCACCGTCGGACTGATCTTCACGTTCCAGATCAGGCGCACTCCCAGAGAGCTGCTTCTCGCCGGACTGTTCACCGCGCTCATCGCTTTCCTGCTCTTCCTGATCTGGGACTTCGACGCACCGTTCGGCCGCGGCATCGCCGCCACCGCCGAGCCGTTCCGCGCGCTCTTCCCGAACCTCTCGAAATAG
- a CDS encoding universal stress protein translates to MTDQQPHQFERGTDGPKVIVVGIDGSESSLRAASYAGGLARRQNALLAIVYVQPVLAAGASLGAPVADTTGEIAEGLVNEIRTATERVKEIFAVRWEFHTFRGDPYNGLVTAADELKADAVVVGASESAGHRIIGSVAVRLVKAGRWPVTVVP, encoded by the coding sequence GTGACAGATCAGCAGCCTCACCAGTTCGAACGCGGCACGGACGGCCCCAAGGTGATCGTCGTCGGCATAGACGGATCGGAGTCGTCCCTGCGGGCCGCCTCGTACGCCGGCGGGCTCGCCCGACGGCAGAACGCGCTGCTCGCCATCGTGTACGTACAGCCGGTACTCGCCGCCGGGGCCTCCCTGGGGGCCCCGGTCGCCGACACCACGGGTGAGATCGCCGAGGGGTTGGTCAACGAGATCCGGACGGCCACCGAGCGGGTGAAGGAAATATTCGCCGTGCGCTGGGAGTTCCACACCTTCCGCGGCGACCCGTACAACGGTCTGGTCACCGCCGCCGACGAGCTCAAGGCGGACGCCGTGGTGGTCGGGGCGTCGGAGTCGGCCGGGCACCGGATCATCGGATCGGTGGCCGTCCGGCTGGTCAAGGCCGGGCGCTGGCCCGTCACCGTCGTGCCGTAA
- a CDS encoding LytR/AlgR family response regulator transcription factor, translating to MLRVLAVDDEAPALEELLYLLRSDTRVRSAEGAVSATEALRRIGGALEADADDTAAIDVVFLDIHMAGLTGLDIAQLLAGFTRPPLIVFVTAHEGFAVQAFDLKAVDYVLKPVRRERLAEAVRRAAELVTDRAAPVLDTAADQIPVERGGVTRFVAVSDITYAEARGDYARLHTMDDSHLVRVPLSTLEERWRTRGFVRIHRSHLVALDRIDELRLDAGSMSVRVGAVELPVSRRHSRALRDRLMRGAGR from the coding sequence ATGCTGCGCGTACTGGCCGTGGACGACGAAGCACCCGCCCTCGAAGAGCTGCTCTACCTCCTCCGCTCCGACACCCGCGTCCGTAGCGCGGAGGGCGCCGTCAGCGCCACGGAGGCGCTGCGCCGGATAGGCGGCGCCCTCGAAGCGGACGCCGACGACACCGCGGCCATCGACGTCGTCTTCCTCGACATCCACATGGCGGGGCTGACCGGCCTGGACATCGCCCAGCTGCTCGCGGGCTTCACCAGACCCCCGTTGATCGTCTTCGTCACCGCGCACGAAGGCTTCGCCGTCCAGGCCTTCGACCTGAAGGCGGTCGACTACGTACTGAAACCGGTCCGCCGGGAGCGCCTCGCCGAAGCCGTGCGCCGGGCGGCCGAACTGGTCACCGACCGGGCCGCCCCGGTCCTGGACACCGCGGCCGACCAGATCCCGGTCGAACGCGGAGGCGTCACCCGCTTCGTCGCCGTCTCCGACATCACCTACGCCGAGGCCCGGGGCGACTACGCCCGCCTGCACACCATGGACGACAGCCATCTCGTCCGCGTCCCGCTGTCCACCCTGGAGGAGCGCTGGCGTACGCGCGGCTTCGTGCGGATCCACCGCAGCCATCTGGTCGCGCTGGACCGGATCGACGAACTGCGCCTGGACGCCGGATCCATGAGCGTCCGGGTCGGCGCGGTCGAACTCCCGGTCAGCAGACGCCACTCCCGTGCGCTGCGCGACCGGCTCATGCGCGGGGCGGGCCGCTGA
- a CDS encoding amidohydrolase family protein has product MRIIDAHHHVWDLSVRDQDWITGPELAPLRRNFELDELAPQARAAGVDATVLVQTVTVAEETPEFLALAHGSDLVAGVVGWTDLTAPGVADTLAALRELPGGEHLVGIRHQVQGEPDTGWLLRPDVRRGLAAVAAAGLAYDLVVLPHQLPVAAAVAEQLPELTFVLDHLGKPPIADGTLQPWAADVRALAARPNTVCKLSGMVGEAGAGWTTEGLRPYADTVLDAFGPGRLMFGSDWPVCVLGASYGEVVDTAKRLTEGLSADERRQVFESTASRVYGIV; this is encoded by the coding sequence ATGCGGATCATCGACGCGCACCATCATGTGTGGGACCTCTCCGTGCGGGACCAGGACTGGATCACCGGTCCGGAACTCGCCCCGCTGAGAAGGAACTTCGAGCTCGACGAGCTGGCCCCGCAGGCCCGCGCCGCGGGAGTGGACGCCACGGTCCTCGTGCAGACCGTCACCGTCGCCGAGGAGACCCCCGAGTTCCTGGCCCTCGCCCACGGAAGCGACCTGGTCGCCGGAGTCGTCGGCTGGACCGACCTGACCGCCCCCGGCGTCGCCGACACACTCGCCGCCCTGCGCGAACTGCCGGGCGGGGAGCACCTCGTGGGGATCCGCCACCAGGTGCAGGGGGAACCCGACACCGGCTGGCTGCTGCGCCCCGACGTCCGGCGCGGACTGGCGGCAGTCGCCGCGGCGGGGCTCGCCTACGACCTCGTCGTGCTCCCGCACCAGCTGCCCGTCGCCGCCGCTGTCGCGGAGCAACTGCCCGAACTCACCTTCGTACTCGACCATCTGGGCAAGCCGCCCATCGCCGACGGGACGCTTCAGCCGTGGGCCGCGGACGTACGCGCCCTGGCCGCACGCCCCAACACCGTCTGCAAGCTCTCCGGCATGGTGGGCGAGGCGGGCGCCGGCTGGACGACGGAGGGGCTGCGTCCCTACGCCGACACCGTGCTGGACGCCTTCGGCCCCGGGCGGCTGATGTTCGGCTCCGACTGGCCGGTGTGCGTCCTGGGCGCCTCGTACGGTGAAGTGGTCGACACCGCGAAGCGGTTGACGGAAGGACTGAGCGCCGACGAGCGCCGCCAGGTCTTCGAATCCACCGCCTCACGGGTCTACGGAATCGTCTGA
- a CDS encoding SAM-dependent methyltransferase — protein sequence MERPAWAPQGIDLSVPSVSRIYDYYLGGSHNFEVDREAARKAMEFMPGLPKVMQANRAFMRRAVRFAVESGITQFLDIGSGIPTFGNVHEVAQAMAPEARVVYVDHDPVAVAHSKAVLDGNELASVVAADLRKPQEILDSPEVVAGLDLDRPVALLLVAVLHFIEDADDPCAAVAALRDALAPGSLLILTHASYEGIPVPEEQAGGAVGVYRNIRNPLVMRSREEVARFFDGFELVEPGLVAMPEWRPEAPVDQEDPYAFAGFVGVGLKA from the coding sequence ATGGAGCGTCCTGCCTGGGCCCCGCAGGGCATCGATCTTTCGGTGCCGAGTGTGTCGCGGATCTACGACTACTACTTGGGCGGTTCGCACAATTTCGAGGTGGATCGGGAGGCCGCGCGCAAAGCCATGGAGTTCATGCCGGGGCTCCCGAAGGTGATGCAGGCGAACCGCGCCTTCATGCGCCGCGCGGTCCGATTCGCCGTCGAGTCCGGCATCACACAGTTTCTCGACATCGGTTCCGGCATACCGACCTTCGGGAATGTCCACGAGGTCGCCCAGGCCATGGCCCCCGAGGCCCGGGTGGTGTACGTCGATCACGACCCGGTCGCCGTCGCCCACAGCAAGGCTGTACTCGACGGCAACGAACTGGCCTCGGTGGTCGCCGCCGATCTGCGCAAGCCGCAGGAGATCCTGGACAGCCCGGAAGTCGTCGCCGGTCTCGATCTCGACCGGCCGGTGGCACTGCTGCTCGTCGCCGTCCTCCACTTCATCGAGGACGCCGACGACCCGTGCGCGGCCGTGGCCGCCCTGCGCGACGCGCTGGCTCCCGGAAGTCTGCTGATCCTCACCCACGCGTCGTACGAGGGCATCCCGGTCCCCGAGGAGCAGGCGGGCGGTGCGGTCGGTGTCTACCGGAACATCCGCAATCCGCTGGTGATGCGTTCGCGCGAGGAGGTCGCCCGGTTCTTCGACGGCTTCGAACTGGTGGAGCCCGGACTGGTCGCCATGCCGGAGTGGCGGCCCGAGGCCCCGGTCGACCAGGAGGACCCGTATGCCTTCGCAGGCTTCGTGGGTGTGGGGCTAAAGGCGTGA